The Salinispora tropica CNB-440 genome has a window encoding:
- the ftsH gene encoding ATP-dependent zinc metalloprotease FtsH yields the protein MERTRFFRRPVVWVLLVILGAVLLSQLFTGGPDYHRVETSVALDQLNKGGIEKVVYADKEQTLQLDLAEPAEFGEDNTSTDRIEAQFPYEVGAEVWNEVRDAEANNRITGTADTEVSRDSIWVSLLLNLLPIVLLVLLLLFFMSQMQGGGSRVLNFGKSKAKMITKDTPKTTFADVAGSEEAVEELHEIKDFLQNPAKYQALGAKIPKGVLLFGPPGTGKTLLARAVAGEAGVPFYSISGSDFVEMFVGVGASRVRDLFEQAKTNAPAIVFVDEIDAVGRHRGAGMGGGHDEREQTLNQLLVEMDGFDTKGGVILIAATNRPDILDPALLRPGRFDRQIPVDAPDMEGRKAILRVHAKGKPFTPDVDLDAVARRTPGFSGADLANVINEAALLTARRDKRAITDDALEESIDRVIAGPQRRTRVMSDNEKKITAYHEGGHALVAWALPHAAPVHKVTILSRGRSLGHTLVLPTEDKYTQTRAEMVDTLAYALGGRAAEELVFHEPTTGAGNDIEKATQLARAMITQYGMSSKLGAIKYGSSGDEPFLGRNMGNERGYSDAVAAEIDAEMRALIELAHDEAWEILVEYRDVLDNIVLELMEKETLSTADMARICDRVAKRPPMAPYNGFGKRQPSTEPPVRTPAENEALKAQGSADTASIGGAASNNSDGPH from the coding sequence ATGGAACGTACGCGTTTCTTCCGCCGACCGGTGGTCTGGGTCCTCCTGGTCATCCTCGGCGCCGTTTTGCTCAGTCAGCTGTTCACCGGGGGCCCCGACTACCACCGGGTGGAAACCTCCGTTGCGCTGGACCAGCTCAACAAGGGTGGCATCGAGAAGGTCGTCTACGCGGACAAGGAGCAGACGCTCCAGCTCGACCTTGCCGAGCCGGCCGAGTTCGGGGAGGACAACACGTCCACCGACCGAATCGAGGCGCAGTTCCCGTACGAGGTCGGCGCCGAGGTCTGGAACGAGGTCCGCGACGCCGAGGCGAACAACCGCATCACCGGTACGGCCGACACGGAGGTCTCGCGCGACAGCATCTGGGTGAGCCTGCTGCTCAACCTGCTCCCCATCGTGCTGCTGGTGCTCCTGCTGCTGTTCTTCATGTCGCAGATGCAGGGCGGCGGCTCGCGGGTGCTCAACTTTGGCAAGTCCAAGGCCAAGATGATCACCAAGGACACGCCGAAGACGACCTTCGCCGACGTGGCGGGCTCCGAGGAGGCCGTCGAGGAACTGCACGAGATCAAGGACTTCCTGCAGAACCCGGCGAAGTACCAGGCGCTCGGCGCCAAGATCCCGAAGGGCGTGCTGCTCTTCGGCCCGCCTGGCACCGGTAAGACCCTGCTGGCCCGCGCGGTCGCCGGGGAGGCCGGCGTGCCCTTCTACTCCATCTCCGGCTCGGACTTCGTCGAGATGTTCGTCGGTGTCGGCGCCAGCCGGGTCCGGGACCTCTTCGAGCAGGCCAAGACGAACGCGCCGGCGATCGTCTTCGTGGACGAGATCGACGCGGTCGGCCGCCACCGGGGCGCCGGCATGGGCGGCGGTCACGACGAGCGTGAGCAGACCCTCAACCAGCTCCTCGTCGAGATGGACGGCTTCGACACCAAGGGCGGCGTCATCCTGATCGCCGCCACCAACCGGCCGGACATCCTCGACCCGGCGCTGCTGCGGCCGGGCCGCTTCGACCGGCAGATCCCGGTCGACGCACCGGACATGGAGGGCCGCAAGGCGATCCTGCGGGTGCACGCCAAGGGCAAGCCGTTCACCCCCGACGTCGATCTCGACGCCGTGGCGCGGCGTACCCCGGGCTTCAGCGGCGCCGACCTGGCCAACGTGATCAACGAGGCCGCACTGCTCACCGCCCGCCGGGACAAGCGGGCGATCACCGACGACGCCCTGGAGGAGTCGATCGACCGGGTGATCGCCGGCCCCCAGCGCCGTACCCGGGTGATGAGCGACAACGAGAAGAAGATCACGGCGTACCACGAGGGCGGGCACGCGTTGGTCGCCTGGGCGTTGCCGCACGCCGCTCCGGTGCACAAGGTCACCATCCTGTCCCGGGGCCGGTCACTGGGGCACACCCTGGTCCTGCCAACCGAGGACAAGTACACCCAGACGCGGGCCGAGATGGTCGACACCCTGGCCTACGCGCTGGGTGGCCGGGCCGCCGAGGAGCTGGTGTTCCACGAGCCGACCACCGGTGCCGGCAACGACATCGAGAAGGCCACCCAGCTGGCCCGCGCGATGATCACGCAGTACGGGATGAGTTCCAAGCTCGGTGCGATCAAGTACGGCAGCAGCGGTGACGAGCCGTTCCTCGGCCGCAACATGGGCAATGAGCGGGGTTACTCCGACGCCGTCGCCGCCGAGATCGACGCCGAGATGCGGGCCCTGATCGAGCTGGCGCACGACGAGGCCTGGGAGATCCTGGTCGAGTACCGCGATGTCCTGGACAACATCGTGCTCGAGCTGATGGAGAAGGAGACCCTCTCCACGGCCGACATGGCCCGGATCTGCGACCGGGTGGCGAAGCGTCCGCCGATGGCCCCATACAACGGGTTCGGCAAACGCCAGCCCTCCACCGAGCCGCCGGTTCGCACGCCGGCCGAGAACGAGGCGCTCAAGGCGCAGGGCTCGGCCGACACCGCGTCCATCGGCGGTGCCGCCTCGAACAACTCGGACGGTCCGCACTGA